The Clostridium botulinum genome includes a region encoding these proteins:
- the bont gene encoding botulinum neurotoxin subtype CD, with protein sequence MPITINNFNYSDPVDNKNILYLDTHLNTLANEPEKAFRIIGNIWVIPDRFSRDSNPNLNKPPRVTSPKSGYYDPNYLSTDSEKDTFLKEIIKLFKRINSREIGEELIYRLATDIPFPGNNNTPINTFDFDVDFNSVDVKTRQGNNWVKTGSINPSVIITGPRENIIDPETSTFKLTNNTFAAQEGFGALSIISISPRFMLTYSNATNNVGEGRFSKSEFCMDPILILMHELNHAMHNLYGIAIPNDQRISSVTSNIFYSQYNVKLEYAEIYAFGGPTIDLIPKSARKYFEEKALDYYRSIAKRLNSITTANPSSFNKYIGEYKQKLIRKYRFVVESSGEVAVDRNKFAELYKELTQIFTEFNYAKIYNVQNRKIYLSNVYTPVTANILDDNVYDIQNGFNIPKSNLNVLFMGQNLSRNPALRKVNPENMLYLFTKFCHKAIDGRSLYNKTLDCRELLVKNTDLPFIGDISDIKTDIFLSKDINEETEVIDYPDNVSVDQVILSKNTSEHGQLDLLYPIIEGESQVLPGENQVFYDNRTQNVDYLNSYYYLESQKLSDNVEDFTFTTSIEEALDNSGKVYTYFPKLADKVNTGVQGGLFLMWANDVVEDFTTNILRKDTLDKISDVSAIIPYIGPALNISNSVRRGNFTEAFAVTGVTILLEAFPEFTIPALGAFVIYSKVQERNEIIKTIDNCLEQRIKRWKDSYEWMIGTWLSRITTQFNNISYQMYDSLNYQADAIKDKIDLEYKKYSGSDKENIKSQVENLKNSLDVKISEAMNNINKFIRECSVTYLFKNMLPKVIDELNKFDLKTKTELMNLIDSHNIILVGEVDRLKAKVNGSFENTIPFNIFSYTNNSLLKDIINEYFNSINDSKILSLQNKKNALVDTSGYNAEVRVEGDVQVNTIYTNDFKLSSSGDKIIVNLNNNILYSAIYENSSVSFWIKISKDLTNSHNEYTIINSIKQNSGWKLCIRNGNIEWILQDINRKYKSLIFDYSESLSHTGYTNKWFFVTITNNIMGYMKLYINGELKQSERIEDLDEVKLDKTIVFGIDENIDENQMLWIRDFNIFSKELSNEDINIVYEGQILRNVIKDYWGNPLKFDTEYYIINDNYIDRYIAPKSNILVLVQYPDRSKLYTGNPITIKSVSDKNPYSRILNRDNIMFHMLYNSGKYMIIRDTDTIYARQGGECSQNCVYPLKLQSNLGNYDIGIFSIKNIVSQNKYCSQIFSSFRENTMLLADMYKPWRFSFKNAYTPVAVTNYETKLLSTSSFWKFISRDPGWVE encoded by the coding sequence ATGCCAATAACAATTAACAACTTTAATTATTCAGATCCTGTTGATAATAAAAATATTTTATATTTAGATACTCATTTAAATACATTAGCTAATGAGCCTGAAAAAGCCTTTCGCATTATAGGGAATATATGGGTAATACCCGATAGATTTTCAAGAGATTCTAATCCAAATTTAAATAAACCTCCTCGAGTTACAAGCCCTAAAAGTGGTTATTATGATCCTAATTATTTGAGTACTGATTCTGAAAAAGATACATTTTTAAAAGAAATTATAAAGTTATTTAAAAGAATTAACTCTAGAGAAATAGGAGAAGAATTAATATATAGACTTGCAACAGACATACCCTTTCCTGGGAATAACAATACTCCAATTAATACTTTTGATTTTGATGTAGATTTTAACAGTGTTGATGTTAAAACTAGACAAGGTAACAACTGGGTTAAAACTGGTAGTATAAATCCTAGTGTTATAATAACTGGACCTAGAGAAAACATTATAGACCCAGAAACTTCTACGTTTAAATTAACTAACAATACTTTTGCGGCACAAGAAGGATTTGGTGCTTTATCAATAATTTCAATATCACCTAGATTTATGCTAACATATAGTAATGCAACTAATAATGTAGGAGAGGGTAGATTTTCTAAGTCTGAATTTTGCATGGATCCAATACTAATTTTAATGCATGAACTTAATCATGCAATGCATAATTTATATGGAATAGCTATACCAAATGATCAAAGAATTTCATCTGTAACTAGTAATATTTTTTATTCTCAATATAATGTGAAATTAGAGTATGCAGAAATATATGCATTTGGAGGTCCAACTATAGACCTTATTCCTAAAAGTGCAAGGAAATATTTTGAGGAAAAGGCATTGGATTATTATAGATCCATAGCTAAAAGACTTAATAGTATAACTACTGCAAATCCTTCAAGCTTTAATAAATATATAGGAGAATATAAACAGAAACTTATTAGAAAGTATAGATTCGTAGTAGAATCTTCAGGTGAAGTTGCAGTAGATCGTAATAAGTTTGCTGAGTTATATAAAGAACTTACACAAATATTTACAGAATTTAACTACGCTAAAATATATAATGTACAAAATAGGAAAATATATCTTTCAAATGTATATACTCCGGTTACGGCAAATATATTAGACGATAATGTTTATGATATACAAAATGGATTTAACATACCTAAAAGTAATTTAAATGTACTATTTATGGGTCAAAATTTATCTCGAAATCCAGCATTAAGAAAAGTCAATCCTGAAAATATGCTTTATTTATTTACAAAATTTTGCCATAAAGCAATAGATGGTAGATCATTATATAATAAAACATTAGATTGTAGAGAGCTTTTAGTTAAAAATACTGACTTACCCTTTATAGGTGATATTAGTGATATCAAAACTGATATATTTTTAAGCAAAGATATTAATGAAGAAACTGAAGTTATAGACTATCCGGACAATGTTTCAGTGGATCAAGTTATTCTCAGTAAGAATACCTCAGAACATGGACAACTAGATTTATTATACCCTATTATTGAAGGTGAGAGTCAAGTATTACCGGGAGAGAATCAAGTCTTTTATGATAATAGAACTCAAAATGTTGATTATTTGAATTCTTATTATTACCTAGAATCTCAAAAACTAAGTGATAATGTTGAAGATTTTACTTTTACGACATCAATTGAGGAAGCTTTGGATAATAGTGGAAAAGTATATACTTACTTTCCTAAACTAGCTGATAAAGTAAATACGGGTGTTCAAGGTGGTTTATTTTTAATGTGGGCAAATGATGTAGTTGAAGATTTTACTACAAATATTCTAAGAAAAGATACATTAGATAAAATATCAGATGTATCAGCTATTATTCCCTATATAGGACCTGCATTAAATATAAGTAATTCTGTAAGAAGGGGAAATTTTACTGAAGCATTTGCAGTTACCGGTGTAACTATTTTATTAGAAGCATTTCCAGAATTTACAATACCTGCACTTGGTGCATTTGTGATTTATAGTAAGGTTCAAGAAAGAAACGAGATTATTAAAACTATAGATAATTGTTTAGAACAAAGGATTAAAAGATGGAAAGATTCATATGAATGGATGATAGGAACGTGGTTATCCAGGATTACTACTCAATTTAATAATATAAGTTATCAAATGTATGATTCTTTAAATTATCAGGCAGATGCAATCAAAGATAAAATAGATTTAGAATATAAAAAATACTCAGGAAGTGATAAAGAAAATATAAAAAGTCAAGTTGAAAATTTAAAAAATAGTTTAGATGTAAAAATCTCGGAAGCAATGAATAATATAAATAAATTTATACGAGAATGTTCTGTAACATACTTATTTAAAAATATGCTCCCTAAAGTAATTGATGAATTAAATAAGTTTGATTTAAAAACTAAAACAGAATTAATGAATCTTATAGATAGTCATAATATTATTTTAGTTGGTGAAGTAGATAGATTAAAAGCAAAAGTAAATGGGAGCTTTGAAAATACAATACCCTTTAACATTTTTTCATATACTAATAATTCTTTATTAAAAGATATAATTAATGAATATTTCAATAGTATTAATGATTCAAAAATTTTGAGCTTACAAAACAAAAAAAATGCTTTAGTGGATACATCAGGATATAATGCAGAAGTGAGGGTAGAAGGCGATGTTCAAGTTAATACGATATATACAAATGACTTTAAATTAAGTAGTTCAGGAGATAAAATTATAGTAAATTTAAATAATAATATTTTATATAGCGCTATTTATGAGAACTCTAGTGTTAGTTTTTGGATTAAGATATCTAAAGATTTAACTAATTCTCATAATGAATATACTATAATTAATAGTATAAAACAAAATTCTGGGTGGAAATTATGTATTAGGAATGGCAATATAGAATGGATTTTACAAGATATTAATAGAAAGTATAAAAGTTTAATTTTTGATTATAGTGAATCATTAAGTCATACAGGATATACAAATAAATGGTTTTTTGTTACTATAACTAATAATATAATGGGGTATATGAAACTTTATATAAATGGAGAATTAAAGCAGAGTGAAAGAATTGAAGATTTAGATGAGGTTAAGTTAGATAAAACCATAGTATTTGGAATAGATGAGAATATAGATGAGAATCAGATGCTTTGGATTAGAGATTTTAATATTTTTTCTAAAGAATTAAGCAATGAAGATATTAATATTGTATATGAGGGACAAATATTAAGAAATGTTATTAAAGATTATTGGGGAAATCCTTTGAAGTTTGATACAGAATATTATATTATTAATGATAATTATATAGATAGGTATATAGCACCTAAAAGTAATATACTTGTACTTGTTCAGTATCCAGATAGATCTAAATTATATACTGGAAATCCTATTACTATTAAATCAGTATCTGATAAGAATCCTTATAGTAGAATTTTAAATAGAGATAATATAATGTTTCATATGTTATATAATAGTGGGAAATATATGATAATAAGAGATACTGATACAATATATGCAAGACAAGGAGGAGAGTGTTCACAAAATTGTGTATATCCATTAAAATTACAGAGTAATTTAGGTAATTATGATATAGGTATATTTAGTATAAAAAATATTGTATCTCAAAATAAATATTGTAGTCAAATTTTCTCTAGTTTTAGGGAAAATACAATGCTTCTAGCAGATATGTATAAACCTTGGAGATTTTCTTTTAAAAATGCATACACGCCAGTTGCAGTAACTAATTATGAAACAAAACTATTATCAACTTCATCTTTTTGGAAATTTATTTCTAGGGATCCAGGATGGGTAGAGTAA
- a CDS encoding PQ-loop domain-containing transporter: protein MSTQIISFLLQLSGSILLLGGYFPQIIQLYKTKKSEDISLSFWVILTTGLFCIAFNMLISHVPNFIMVTQFLNAIIALWVLVLVKKYK from the coding sequence ATGTCAACACAAATTATAAGTTTTTTACTCCAACTTTCAGGTTCGATTTTACTTTTAGGAGGATATTTTCCACAGATAATACAATTATACAAAACTAAAAAGTCAGAGGATATATCATTATCATTTTGGGTTATTTTAACCACTGGATTATTTTGTATAGCATTTAATATGTTAATAAGTCATGTACCAAATTTTATAATGGTAACTCAATTTTTAAATGCGATTATTGCTTTATGGGTATTAGTTTTAGTTAAGAAATATAAATAA
- a CDS encoding nucleoside 2-deoxyribosyltransferase — MKNINIESTTTEQKQGYIAGGLFNEADISQRLKEGRLLRENTNIDFYNPIEAPCNDKSKLPTDQDIFNMDAQKVLQSHTVIADISTRDEGVMAELGIAWTCNFIHHLAEQGYTLEDILKYIPKKQTYANLPDIRKGTAHNYKGNYIPVGFNQFIVGMIRQMGNVYDGFNDILKDLKKDNK; from the coding sequence ATGAAAAATATTAATATCGAATCAACTACAACAGAACAAAAACAAGGGTACATAGCAGGAGGTTTATTTAATGAAGCTGATATATCGCAAAGATTAAAAGAAGGTAGATTACTAAGAGAAAACACAAATATAGATTTTTACAATCCAATTGAAGCACCATGCAATGATAAATCAAAATTACCTACAGATCAAGATATATTCAATATGGATGCTCAAAAGGTGTTACAATCTCATACAGTAATAGCTGATATATCAACTAGGGATGAAGGTGTTATGGCTGAATTAGGAATTGCTTGGACTTGTAATTTTATACATCACTTAGCTGAACAAGGATATACATTAGAAGATATTTTAAAATACATACCTAAAAAGCAAACATACGCTAATTTACCAGATATAAGAAAAGGTACAGCTCATAATTACAAAGGAAACTATATTCCTGTAGGATTTAACCAATTTATTGTAGGAATGATTAGACAGATGGGTAATGTATATGATGGATTTAATGATATATTAAAGGATTTAAAGAAGGATAATAAATAA
- a CDS encoding thymidine kinase, translating to MAQLYYRYGVLNSAKSANLIMAVHNYDKKNRRVVVLKPKIDTRSKPNIVESRVGISHACIDFDKNENLFELVNTLNSKDTIHAVFVEEVQFITKEQAKQLHNIVHELNIPTLGYGLKNTYIDGELFEGSKAMLFYADKIEEIKDVCEYCNKKATQNLRVVNGEPIYRGETIRIGDVNSNVEEYYVPVCGYHYYHPELK from the coding sequence ATGGCACAATTATATTATAGATACGGAGTATTAAACTCAGCTAAATCAGCAAATTTAATAATGGCAGTACATAATTATGATAAAAAAAATAGAAGGGTTGTAGTATTGAAACCTAAGATAGACACTAGATCCAAACCTAATATTGTTGAAAGTAGAGTAGGAATTTCTCATGCATGTATTGATTTTGATAAAAATGAAAATTTATTTGAATTAGTAAATACATTAAATTCTAAAGATACTATTCATGCAGTATTCGTTGAAGAAGTTCAATTTATTACTAAGGAACAAGCCAAACAACTACATAATATAGTTCATGAATTGAATATACCAACGTTAGGGTATGGATTAAAGAATACATATATAGACGGAGAACTATTTGAAGGTAGCAAAGCTATGTTGTTTTATGCAGATAAGATAGAGGAAATTAAAGATGTATGTGAATACTGCAATAAAAAAGCTACTCAAAATTTAAGAGTAGTAAATGGAGAACCTATATATAGAGGAGAAACAATACGAATAGGTGATGTAAATAGTAATGTAGAAGAATATTATGTTCCTGTATGTGGTTATCACTATTATCATCCAGAGTTAAAGTAG